tctttttacatttaatttgttaacataTTCTTCATTTTAATAgcgttttcattaattataaaaaaatgcgttATCTCACTTTATTCACACTGGAATATTTTgtcttaaaaaatcttaatttcgTTGCTTTGACAAGatgaatattaaagtaaataccACTGTCAAAAAGTAAGTGATGTTTACTCTatgcgtagtttttaatctttgGCTTATAAGTGACATCTGTCAAAGTCAAAAGCGATCACATCATGAGCTGACAGCCACTACAGCGGTATTGGTCCTTTCGTTGGTAACTGTTAGTGTTGTTTGTGTGTTTGATGGATTTTCATTGTCTCTATCTGTTGCAGCTTCGGTGTCAACATTGGCACTAGCGTTCTGTGCCATAGCGGTTGCTATGGGCTGTGCGATTGGCTGCATTGGCGGTTGGTAGTTGGGATAGTGAATACCGACCACTTCTTCGTAGCTGGGCGGTGCCATGGCCTctgtaaattgtaaaagaaacaatgtttttatcaaAGGAAAACTTACTGTGGAGACGGCTTACTAAACTTTCTGATCTGTGGCTATTATCGTGGCACTAATCTTTTCCATCTTTCTACATTATGTCTCAATCGCctcataattaattagtagcctatgtattctttcagactatgtttaacatctatgccaaatttcatcgagatccgttgaaccattctggagataccttgttacaaatatccatccatccatccaaacattcgtatttataatatatgtaagctagtataatattagtcagaTAATCCTAATGATgccttataaaattttagaaaagataataggaaaatagaaataaaacgaaTGGACATTAATAGTCTAGACTA
This genomic window from Papilio machaon chromosome 25, ilPapMach1.1, whole genome shotgun sequence contains:
- the LOC106713387 gene encoding uncharacterized protein LOC106713387 isoform X4, producing the protein MDTNLTTVLIFMTLNVLLFWLLYGLLMRYFGQKTRNPQQRRQYMGSRSRTSLPQPDPTIYVSPANLPPPPKYEAMAPPSYEEVVGIHYPNYQPPMQPIAQPIATAMAQNASANVDTEAATDRDNENPSNTQTTLTVTNERTNTAVVAVSS
- the LOC106713387 gene encoding uncharacterized protein LOC106713387 isoform X6, producing the protein MYPSYMVWLAIFLLVIVFIAYSRLSQKTRNPQQRRQYMGSRSRTSLPQPDPTIYVSPANLPPPPKYEAMAPPSYEEVVGIHYPNYQPPMQPIAQPIATAMAQNASANVDTEAATDRDNENPSNTQTTLTVTNERTNTAVVAVSS
- the LOC106713387 gene encoding uncharacterized protein LOC106713387 isoform X5, giving the protein MDYIVLFAPFLMLIAIYVMVCLCLHCCQIIGQKTRNPQQRRQYMGSRSRTSLPQPDPTIYVSPANLPPPPKYEAMAPPSYEEVVGIHYPNYQPPMQPIAQPIATAMAQNASANVDTEAATDRDNENPSNTQTTLTVTNERTNTAVVAVSS